One region of Aurantimonas sp. HBX-1 genomic DNA includes:
- a CDS encoding M4 family metallopeptidase: MAGFEKIHFSLSGDSASGQQTRLRRLTRDAGFGRLQGFTVESAESTDNRPPPSPETASRLYLQTYLTDAGSEALAQISTPDSPALAPDLRLVTSSRTEQLFAQTLVYEQTWKSIPVFGGRVVVDVDQADRSLVSINGQLAPPPTKSPVASLSAQDAAGRASGWAASGTVPADEAPLLTWYYLEPDNGGAPAGDWRLVWRFRSVPLVPPAEPAAAPPPDHDHRFCLGPSPRSRAALIDVFVDAQDGEVVYHFPSTPALAIPIAMTGDDVDGLSRNFFGLQTPTGFALSDPLRNIVTFDYSLQDIDRTPPPPLPPSPINHSSQHLGSAHRAAVSAHHNATNVFNFFNDVLKRDGVDDKGMQLVSIVNVWSSRGGDPSPQWRNAVWWNKRMWYGQSGGHSLARYLDVIGHELTHGVTESTADLVYRDLPGALNESYSDIFGVIIANWYPNEPEPIGSWNWQIGAGLGAGGGPLRDFADPSATGQPNHFSSYVAWPYSRDYGGVHYYSGIHNKAVHNLLTGADAAGNPTFPVREAALMLYLTLTRLTQTSDFADSRRTLEAVTRAHYSGDPAKLAIRLAAIASAFGTVGL, translated from the coding sequence ATGGCCGGCTTTGAAAAAATCCACTTCAGCCTGAGCGGAGATTCGGCGTCCGGACAGCAGACCCGCTTGCGCCGCCTGACTCGTGATGCTGGGTTCGGCCGTCTGCAGGGCTTCACGGTCGAATCTGCTGAGAGCACGGACAACCGGCCACCGCCCTCACCAGAAACGGCGAGCCGTCTCTATCTCCAAACCTACCTGACCGACGCGGGCAGCGAGGCACTGGCGCAGATCAGCACACCAGACAGCCCCGCGCTCGCGCCCGACCTGCGTCTGGTCACCAGCAGCCGCACCGAGCAGTTGTTTGCCCAGACGCTGGTCTACGAGCAGACCTGGAAATCGATTCCGGTTTTCGGCGGCCGGGTCGTTGTCGATGTCGACCAGGCAGACCGCAGCCTCGTCAGTATCAACGGGCAGCTCGCCCCGCCGCCGACCAAGTCGCCGGTCGCCAGCCTGTCGGCGCAAGATGCGGCGGGACGTGCCAGCGGATGGGCGGCATCGGGCACTGTTCCTGCCGACGAGGCGCCGCTGCTCACCTGGTACTATCTGGAGCCTGACAACGGCGGCGCGCCGGCGGGTGACTGGCGTCTCGTCTGGCGCTTTCGATCCGTGCCGCTCGTCCCGCCGGCCGAGCCTGCCGCCGCCCCGCCTCCCGACCACGACCATCGCTTCTGTCTCGGTCCCTCGCCACGCTCACGCGCCGCCCTGATCGACGTCTTCGTCGACGCTCAGGACGGCGAGGTCGTCTACCACTTCCCCTCGACACCCGCTCTGGCCATTCCAATCGCGATGACAGGCGACGATGTCGACGGGCTGTCGCGCAACTTCTTCGGCCTGCAGACCCCTACCGGCTTCGCTTTGTCCGACCCGCTGCGCAACATCGTTACCTTCGATTACTCTCTGCAAGATATCGACAGGACGCCGCCGCCGCCGCTCCCCCCCAGTCCGATCAATCACAGCTCGCAGCATCTAGGGTCGGCTCATCGGGCGGCGGTCTCCGCCCATCACAACGCCACGAATGTGTTCAACTTCTTCAACGACGTGCTAAAGCGCGATGGCGTGGATGATAAGGGGATGCAACTCGTCTCGATCGTCAACGTCTGGTCGAGCAGAGGCGGCGACCCCAGCCCTCAGTGGCGCAATGCTGTGTGGTGGAACAAGCGCATGTGGTACGGGCAGAGCGGCGGGCACAGCCTGGCCCGTTATCTCGACGTCATCGGTCACGAACTCACACATGGCGTCACCGAAAGCACCGCAGACCTTGTCTATCGCGACCTGCCGGGCGCGCTCAACGAAAGCTATTCAGATATCTTCGGCGTCATCATCGCCAACTGGTATCCGAACGAGCCCGAGCCGATCGGTAGCTGGAACTGGCAAATCGGCGCTGGACTCGGAGCGGGCGGGGGGCCGCTACGCGATTTCGCCGATCCGTCAGCCACCGGCCAGCCGAACCATTTCAGCAGTTACGTTGCCTGGCCTTATTCCAGGGACTATGGGGGTGTCCACTATTACAGCGGCATCCACAACAAGGCGGTGCACAATTTGCTGACAGGCGCCGACGCGGCAGGAAATCCGACCTTTCCGGTGCGGGAGGCGGCGCTGATGCTTTATCTTACCCTGACGCGTCTTACTCAGACGTCCGATTTCGCTGATAGCCGGCGCACGCTGGAAGCGGTGACCCGCGCCCACTACAGCGGCGATCCAGCAAAACTGGCCATCCGACTGGCCGCCATCGCCTCGGCCTTCGGAACCGTCGGACTATGA